The Flavobacterium praedii genome window below encodes:
- the yidC gene encoding membrane protein insertase YidC, producing MEEKKLDLNSVIGIVLIIGIFLWMMYQNKPSEATLAAEKAKKELVAKEALAKASAVKPVVLPTAIVAGDSTQLVQLQKTLGGFAYSATLPSAKNNITTIENDYVILKIANKGGYIVEATLKNFEKFKKNSGQLVSLIKDNNADLNIQLQTSDNRVLNTKDLYFEPTLTKVGADQVLSMKLKAGANEYLEYKYSLKPNDYMIGFDVRSQGLNKVLNTAKPLDLVWDMKAYRNEKSVSYENRFAELRFKYNEGKYDYVGAGKNKEETPEKVDYIAFKQHFFSTILLTNKAFDKASLKSNNLVLDETKDTVFTKQFNATVPLAFQNGELDYKMNWYFGPTDYDTLKAYDKDIEHIVPLGWGIFGWINRFIFIPLFGFLSSYISYGIAIIIFTIIIKIAMSPVTYKSFLSQAKMKVLRPEITELGEKFKKDPMKKQQETMKLYNKAGVNPMAGCIPALIQIPFMYASFQFFPSAFELRQKGFLWADDLSSFDSIYKLPFHIPMYGDHIGLFPLMAAVAIFFYMKMTSGDQQMAAPQQEGMPDMAKMMKYMIYISPLMMLIFFNGYGAGLSLYNFMSNLITIGIMFVIKNHIVDPDKIHAQIQENKLKEPKKPGKFQQKLQEAMEQAEAQKAKKK from the coding sequence ATGGAAGAAAAAAAATTAGACCTTAACTCGGTTATAGGTATTGTATTGATTATAGGTATTTTTCTTTGGATGATGTACCAAAACAAACCTTCCGAGGCAACTCTTGCCGCAGAAAAGGCTAAAAAGGAATTGGTTGCAAAAGAAGCGTTGGCAAAAGCTTCTGCGGTAAAGCCAGTTGTATTGCCTACTGCAATCGTAGCGGGTGATTCTACTCAATTGGTTCAGTTGCAAAAAACATTAGGTGGTTTTGCTTATTCTGCTACTTTACCATCTGCAAAAAATAATATTACAACAATCGAAAATGATTATGTAATATTAAAAATTGCCAATAAAGGAGGTTATATTGTAGAAGCGACATTGAAGAATTTTGAGAAATTCAAAAAAAATTCTGGTCAATTGGTTTCTTTGATAAAAGATAATAATGCCGATTTGAATATTCAATTGCAAACTAGTGATAATAGAGTTTTGAATACAAAAGACTTGTATTTTGAGCCTACATTAACTAAAGTGGGAGCTGATCAGGTTCTTTCGATGAAATTGAAAGCCGGAGCCAATGAATATTTAGAATATAAATACAGTTTGAAACCAAACGATTATATGATTGGTTTTGATGTTCGTTCTCAAGGATTGAATAAAGTTTTAAACACTGCAAAACCATTGGATTTGGTTTGGGATATGAAAGCATATAGAAATGAGAAAAGCGTTTCTTATGAAAATAGATTTGCAGAATTACGTTTTAAGTATAATGAAGGAAAGTATGATTATGTTGGGGCCGGGAAAAACAAAGAAGAAACTCCTGAAAAAGTCGATTATATAGCTTTCAAGCAGCACTTCTTTTCTACTATTTTGTTGACTAATAAAGCGTTTGATAAAGCAAGTTTAAAATCAAATAATTTGGTTTTGGACGAAACTAAAGACACAGTTTTCACCAAACAATTCAATGCTACGGTACCATTGGCTTTTCAAAATGGTGAGTTGGATTATAAAATGAATTGGTATTTTGGGCCTACTGATTATGATACTTTAAAAGCGTATGATAAAGATATTGAGCATATAGTACCACTAGGTTGGGGTATCTTTGGATGGATTAATAGATTTATTTTTATTCCACTATTTGGTTTTTTAAGTAGTTATATTTCCTATGGTATAGCGATTATTATTTTTACAATAATAATCAAAATAGCAATGTCTCCAGTTACTTATAAATCATTTTTGTCTCAGGCCAAAATGAAAGTATTGAGACCAGAGATTACAGAATTGGGAGAGAAGTTTAAAAAAGACCCAATGAAGAAGCAACAAGAAACTATGAAATTATACAATAAAGCGGGAGTGAATCCTATGGCGGGATGTATACCAGCCTTGATTCAGATACCATTTATGTATGCGTCATTTCAGTTTTTTCCATCTGCTTTTGAGTTGAGACAAAAAGGTTTCCTTTGGGCGGATGATTTGTCTTCCTTTGACTCTATTTATAAATTACCATTTCATATTCCAATGTATGGGGATCATATCGGTTTATTTCCTTTAATGGCAGCTGTTGCGATATTCTTTTATATGAAAATGACTTCTGGTGACCAACAAATGGCAGCTCCACAGCAAGAAGGAATGCCAGATATGGCAAAGATGATGAAGTATATGATTTATATTTCGCCTCTTATGATGTTAATCTTCTTTAATGGATATGGTGCAGGATTGAGTTTGTATAACTTTATGTCGAATTTAATTACAATAGGAATTATGTTTGTAATCAAAAATCACATTGTTGATCCTGATAAAATTCATGCCCAAATTCAAGAAAATAAATTGAAAGAGCCTAAAAAACCGGGTAAATTCCAACAAAAATTGCAAGAAGCAATGGAACAGGCAGAAGCTCAAAAAGCAAAGAAGAAATAA
- a CDS encoding CTP synthase, producing MNQTKYIFVTGGVTSSLGKGIIAASLAKLLQARGYRTTIQKFDPYLNVDPGTLNPYEHGECYVTDDGAETDLDLGHYERFLNVPTSQANNVTTGRIYLSVIEKERRGEFLGKTVQVVPHITNEIKERMQLLGNSGDYDIIITEIGGTVGDIESLPYIESVRQLVWDLGEHNAIVIHLTLVPYLAAAGELKTKPTQHSVKTLMESGIKADILVCRTEHEISDEIRNKLALFCNVKREAVIQSIDAATIYEVPNLMLEEGLDVVALKKLDLPKKAAPDLKNWNTFLRRLKFPKHTVNIGLIGKYVEMQDCYKSILEAFIHAGAANETKVNVISIHSEFIDPENIKEKLSGLDAILVAPGFGERGIEGKIEAIRYARENKVPFFGICLGMQMAIIEYSRNILGYADANSTEMNEKTTHPVVNLMEDQKTVTDKGGTMRLGAWKCDITPDSLAFKIYGKTQISERHRHRYEYNSEYVDQLQKAGLISSGVNPDTGLVEIVELADHPFFIGVQYHPEYKSTVANPHPIFVSFVAAAVKGKKNKN from the coding sequence ATGAATCAAACGAAATATATTTTTGTTACAGGCGGTGTGACTTCTTCTTTAGGAAAAGGAATTATTGCAGCATCTTTGGCAAAATTGTTACAAGCGAGAGGGTACAGAACGACTATTCAAAAATTTGATCCTTATTTAAATGTGGATCCAGGCACATTGAATCCTTATGAGCACGGGGAATGTTATGTAACTGATGATGGAGCAGAAACAGATTTGGATTTAGGACATTATGAACGTTTTTTGAATGTTCCTACTTCTCAAGCTAATAACGTTACGACTGGAAGAATTTATCTTTCTGTTATTGAAAAAGAACGTAGAGGAGAATTTCTAGGAAAAACGGTTCAAGTTGTTCCTCATATCACCAACGAGATTAAAGAAAGAATGCAATTGCTTGGTAATTCGGGTGATTACGATATTATTATTACTGAAATTGGTGGTACAGTTGGGGATATTGAATCTTTACCTTATATAGAGTCGGTTCGTCAGTTAGTTTGGGATCTAGGGGAGCATAATGCAATTGTTATTCACTTAACATTGGTTCCTTATTTGGCTGCTGCTGGTGAATTAAAAACAAAACCAACACAACACTCTGTAAAAACTTTGATGGAAAGCGGTATAAAAGCGGATATCTTGGTTTGTAGAACAGAACACGAAATTTCAGATGAAATTCGCAATAAATTAGCCTTGTTTTGTAATGTAAAAAGAGAGGCAGTTATTCAATCTATAGATGCAGCAACTATTTATGAAGTTCCTAATTTAATGTTGGAAGAAGGATTGGATGTTGTGGCTTTGAAAAAATTAGACTTGCCTAAAAAAGCAGCTCCAGATTTAAAAAACTGGAATACTTTCTTGCGCAGATTGAAATTTCCAAAACATACCGTAAATATCGGTTTGATTGGCAAATATGTTGAAATGCAAGATTGTTACAAATCAATTCTAGAAGCTTTTATTCATGCCGGTGCTGCTAATGAAACCAAAGTAAATGTGATTTCGATACATTCAGAATTTATAGATCCTGAGAATATTAAAGAAAAATTATCTGGATTGGATGCCATTCTTGTTGCTCCAGGTTTTGGAGAAAGAGGAATTGAAGGTAAAATCGAAGCAATTCGTTATGCCCGTGAAAATAAAGTTCCGTTTTTCGGAATTTGTTTGGGAATGCAAATGGCTATTATCGAATATTCCAGAAATATACTCGGTTATGCGGATGCCAATTCTACCGAAATGAATGAAAAAACTACTCATCCTGTAGTGAATTTGATGGAAGATCAAAAAACAGTAACTGATAAAGGTGGAACAATGCGTCTTGGTGCTTGGAAATGTGATATTACCCCTGATTCATTAGCATTTAAGATTTACGGAAAGACACAAATTTCAGAGCGTCACCGTCACCGTTACGAATACAATAGCGAATATGTAGATCAATTACAAAAAGCAGGATTGATTTCTTCGGGTGTAAATCCTGATACTGGTTTGGTTGAGATTGTAGAATTAGCGGACCATCCTTTCTTTATCGGCGTGCAATACCATCCAGAATATAAAAGTACGGTTGCTAATCCACATCCAATTTTTGTGAGTTTTGTAGCTGCGGCTGTTAAAGGAAAAAAAAATAAAAATTAG
- a CDS encoding DUF3820 family protein, with translation MDQNQKQLIKLAHTKMPFGKYEGWFLIDIPEYYIVWYSNKGFPKGELGDQLKLIYELKLNGLEELIRNIKKKYPKP, from the coding sequence ATGGATCAAAACCAAAAACAACTTATAAAACTAGCGCATACCAAAATGCCCTTTGGGAAATACGAAGGCTGGTTTCTTATCGATATTCCCGAATATTATATTGTTTGGTACAGTAACAAAGGTTTTCCAAAAGGAGAGCTGGGAGATCAACTGAAATTGATTTATGAACTAAAACTCAACGGACTTGAAGAATTGATCCGAAACATAAAAAAGAAATATCCAAAACCGTAG
- a CDS encoding OsmC family protein translates to MTSKVTYLGDLRTSSIHIQSGSEILSDAPVDNNGKGEAFSPTDSVANALATCMMTIIGIKAREMNIDFKGSTAAVTKSMNAEPRRIGAIEIVFEMVGVSDPKDKTILERAAMTCPVFLSLNTDIEKRITFNWN, encoded by the coding sequence ATGACTTCAAAAGTAACTTATTTAGGGGATTTAAGAACTTCCTCTATACACATACAATCGGGTAGTGAAATTTTGTCAGATGCTCCCGTAGACAATAACGGAAAAGGAGAAGCTTTTTCTCCAACGGATTCTGTTGCCAACGCTTTAGCAACCTGTATGATGACAATTATAGGAATAAAAGCAAGAGAAATGAATATTGATTTTAAAGGTTCAACAGCAGCGGTTACCAAAAGTATGAATGCTGAACCAAGACGAATTGGAGCTATCGAAATTGTTTTTGAAATGGTTGGAGTTTCCGATCCAAAAGACAAAACAATTCTAGAAAGAGCCGCAATGACTTGTCCAGTTTTCTTGAGTTTGAATACAGATATCGAAAAACGAATTACTTTTAATTGGAATTAA
- a CDS encoding PBP1 and LysM peptidoglycan-binding domain-containing protein — MNTSNMNYFSIIFCTILFSVSSIFGQEKIEKYVVIKGETVNQIAQKFNVTPYDIYKLNPDAQKGLKPNSILLIPKKGSKSMIASSNATKPNPKTHEVLAKETLFGIEKKYNVSEDALKKINPDLEKNGLQVGQILNIPSNNNVKTAVAAKNVVVYHTVLSKETKYSIAKQYDMTVEELEKKNPEIAVNLPVGFQLLIKGNGAKPVAKIASSETKVSVKKPMEALEPKEISYVEYVVKAKETFYSLSKFFGLTQQQLIELNPILSSGVQEGMVLKVPSKPNQITLNSVKQKVDLSKINNNSKKTLVLLLPFNIGRSSSDTISSMVNRLNSDKFLNMTLDFYSGAMMAIDSAKQIGVNLDVKIFDSNEIKSTSNVVSIYNNNNLADVDAVVGPFYQSNVEKAASLFTPNNVPVISPLSKDIGNPMPNLYQSIVQSAVLKTAMFEYMKSKEGNMIAVIDKKKETIRKYILENQKEVKIAPLTASGGLDVESFKRLMVKGKMNYVILETANTGMIKYTMNAMLSVRNTFQVQLVILEPNETLDTDEISFENLTKLNLMYPSATRDNNSPEAQIFMQSYRKKNKVNPSTFAIRGFDITFDTMMRLAQYKTYQETAETMITEQIENKFEYYKKEEGGYANKGVYILYYDTDLTVKEAK, encoded by the coding sequence ATGAATACTTCTAATATGAATTATTTTTCAATAATCTTTTGTACAATCTTGTTTTCTGTCTCGTCAATTTTCGGTCAAGAAAAAATTGAAAAATATGTTGTTATTAAAGGGGAAACAGTAAATCAAATTGCACAAAAATTTAATGTTACTCCTTATGATATTTACAAACTCAATCCAGATGCTCAAAAGGGTTTGAAACCTAATAGTATTTTGTTAATTCCTAAAAAAGGTAGTAAGAGTATGATTGCATCTTCAAATGCAACAAAACCGAATCCGAAAACGCATGAAGTGCTTGCTAAAGAAACTTTATTTGGAATAGAAAAAAAATACAATGTTAGTGAAGATGCTTTAAAAAAAATAAATCCAGATCTAGAAAAAAATGGTTTGCAGGTAGGTCAAATTTTGAATATTCCTTCCAATAATAATGTAAAAACGGCTGTAGCTGCTAAGAATGTAGTGGTTTATCATACTGTTTTGTCAAAAGAAACAAAGTATTCTATAGCCAAACAATATGATATGACTGTTGAAGAGTTGGAGAAAAAAAATCCAGAAATAGCAGTAAATTTACCGGTTGGTTTTCAGTTGCTAATTAAAGGTAATGGTGCAAAACCAGTTGCCAAAATTGCTTCTAGTGAAACAAAAGTGTCGGTTAAAAAGCCAATGGAAGCTTTAGAACCCAAAGAAATAAGTTATGTCGAATATGTTGTAAAGGCAAAAGAAACTTTTTATAGTTTGTCTAAATTTTTTGGATTAACACAACAACAATTAATTGAGCTAAATCCTATTCTATCTAGTGGAGTTCAAGAAGGAATGGTGTTGAAAGTGCCTTCAAAACCAAATCAGATTACATTAAATTCAGTAAAACAAAAAGTGGATTTAAGTAAAATAAACAATAATAGTAAAAAAACTTTAGTGTTATTATTGCCATTTAATATTGGTAGAAGCAGTAGTGATACTATTAGTTCAATGGTAAATCGATTGAACAGTGATAAGTTTCTAAATATGACTTTGGATTTTTATTCGGGTGCCATGATGGCTATTGACTCTGCTAAACAAATAGGCGTTAATTTGGATGTTAAAATATTTGATTCCAATGAAATAAAAAGCACATCAAATGTGGTGTCAATTTATAACAACAATAATCTTGCCGATGTTGATGCTGTAGTAGGGCCTTTTTATCAAAGTAATGTCGAAAAGGCAGCTAGTTTGTTTACGCCCAATAATGTGCCTGTAATTTCTCCATTATCAAAAGATATCGGTAATCCGATGCCAAATTTGTATCAATCTATAGTTCAATCAGCGGTTCTAAAAACGGCAATGTTTGAATATATGAAATCAAAAGAAGGGAATATGATTGCTGTGATTGATAAGAAAAAAGAAACGATCAGAAAGTATATTCTTGAAAATCAAAAGGAAGTTAAAATAGCGCCTTTGACGGCATCAGGTGGTTTGGATGTTGAAAGTTTTAAACGATTAATGGTCAAAGGAAAGATGAATTATGTAATTCTAGAAACAGCAAATACAGGTATGATAAAATACACTATGAATGCAATGCTGAGTGTTAGAAATACTTTTCAAGTACAATTGGTCATTTTAGAACCCAATGAAACGTTGGATACTGATGAAATAAGTTTTGAAAATTTAACTAAATTAAATTTAATGTATCCTTCTGCTACTCGAGATAATAATTCACCAGAAGCACAGATTTTTATGCAGAGTTATAGAAAGAAAAATAAAGTAAATCCAAGCACATTTGCCATACGTGGTTTTGATATCACTTTTGATACGATGATGCGTTTGGCACAATACAAGACCTATCAAGAAACTGCTGAAACTATGATAACCGAACAGATAGAAAACAAGTTTGAGTATTATAAAAAAGAAGAGGGTGGATATGCTAATAAAGGAGTTTACATTCTGTATTATGACACTGATTTGACCGTCAAAGAAGCGAAGTGA
- a CDS encoding lytic transglycosylase yields MKGFLRVLLFISFVSNVSFAQQSLANHTVLKGETITQIAQNYKTTPSEIYRLNPEAQNGIIENQILTIPELLPQTKNTITHIVAPKETLFGLATQYNLKVEDIQNANAAVLIDGLKVGQELVIPQNLKTENTTSKNTHLVQPKESLFSIARLYNVSVEDLDKENSVLIKDGLQVGQEIKIPNKKKTLDGRVRVINSETVFYVVKAKETKYSIAKQFGITVEQLESQNPEIVSGLTEGNKLAINVREVKPTNENEELMLALAEKQVVVEKSKANTKEINTLKEKLVLQEEINQKVINVNGLLINLKEIENTKEGSAEKLKLVLEANKNIQEILLVKLDSLVSTMNKDLIDLKKTELVDLDESVRLQKISNENIQKTNMLSYQLKKQLADNRKVYTGLMDKAERIVVEENQEYKKSIRENSKSKPTDAKEVKLSTKELTNMEVEQRVRDLKNIRLISKLDSLNNESKAELRLHISKATFYSKQARMFDDNLAKVKNQSYQNKAYESQTFAKGGVVSKSLTLDQMKKELAKQPAKVKAIKIITLDNLKDVKEGFYLIVGVFQEASERDEFFRKLTDSGSLDANFFYDINVLSYKVYSKMLPTKVEAQYECIKNQGKPLFEKMYIAHVIPEVLDKE; encoded by the coding sequence ATGAAAGGATTTTTAAGAGTTTTATTATTTATTAGTTTTGTCTCTAATGTGTCTTTTGCACAGCAATCTTTAGCAAATCACACTGTTTTAAAAGGAGAAACGATTACCCAAATCGCCCAAAATTACAAAACTACACCTTCTGAAATTTATAGACTAAATCCAGAAGCTCAAAACGGAATCATAGAAAACCAAATTCTAACGATTCCAGAATTACTTCCTCAAACTAAAAATACCATCACACATATCGTCGCTCCAAAAGAAACTCTTTTTGGTTTAGCAACCCAATACAATCTAAAAGTTGAAGATATTCAAAATGCTAATGCTGCTGTACTTATTGATGGACTAAAAGTAGGGCAGGAATTAGTTATTCCTCAGAATCTAAAAACAGAAAATACAACTTCTAAAAACACCCATTTAGTTCAGCCTAAAGAATCATTATTTAGTATTGCTAGACTTTATAATGTGTCTGTTGAAGATTTAGATAAAGAAAATTCGGTTCTAATTAAAGATGGATTACAGGTTGGGCAGGAAATTAAAATCCCTAATAAAAAGAAAACCTTAGACGGTAGAGTGAGAGTCATCAATTCGGAAACAGTTTTCTATGTGGTAAAAGCAAAAGAGACTAAATATTCAATTGCCAAACAATTTGGAATTACAGTCGAACAATTAGAATCTCAAAATCCTGAGATTGTCAGCGGTTTGACAGAAGGAAACAAATTGGCAATTAATGTAAGAGAAGTAAAACCAACCAACGAAAACGAAGAGTTAATGCTTGCTTTAGCAGAAAAACAAGTCGTTGTCGAAAAATCGAAAGCCAATACAAAAGAGATCAATACTTTAAAAGAAAAATTAGTATTGCAAGAAGAAATTAATCAAAAGGTGATTAATGTAAACGGACTCTTGATAAATCTAAAAGAGATTGAAAATACGAAAGAAGGTTCTGCTGAAAAACTAAAATTGGTTTTGGAAGCCAATAAAAACATTCAAGAAATTCTTTTGGTCAAATTAGATTCTTTAGTCAGTACCATGAATAAAGATTTAATTGATTTGAAAAAAACAGAGTTAGTCGACCTAGATGAATCGGTACGTTTACAAAAAATATCAAATGAGAATATTCAAAAAACAAATATGCTTTCTTACCAACTCAAAAAACAATTAGCGGATAACAGAAAAGTGTATACTGGTTTAATGGACAAAGCAGAGCGCATTGTTGTTGAAGAAAATCAAGAGTACAAAAAAAGTATTCGTGAAAATAGTAAATCGAAACCAACTGATGCAAAAGAAGTAAAATTGTCTACAAAAGAATTGACTAACATGGAAGTAGAACAACGTGTTCGTGATTTAAAGAATATTCGATTAATTTCAAAGTTGGACTCCTTAAACAATGAAAGCAAAGCAGAATTGAGATTGCATATCAGTAAAGCTACTTTTTATAGTAAACAAGCTCGTATGTTTGACGATAATTTAGCGAAAGTGAAAAATCAAAGCTATCAGAATAAAGCATATGAGTCTCAAACTTTTGCCAAAGGAGGTGTTGTTTCAAAATCCCTTACTTTGGATCAAATGAAAAAAGAACTAGCTAAGCAACCTGCTAAAGTAAAAGCTATTAAAATAATAACCTTAGACAATTTAAAAGATGTTAAAGAAGGTTTTTATCTAATTGTGGGAGTTTTTCAAGAAGCAAGTGAAAGAGATGAATTTTTTAGAAAATTAACAGATTCAGGCTCATTGGATGCTAACTTTTTTTACGATATAAATGTACTTTCCTATAAAGTATATTCCAAAATGTTGCCAACCAAGGTAGAAGCACAATATGAATGTATTAAAAATCAAGGAAAGCCTCTTTTTGAGAAAATGTATATAGCACATGTAATTCCTGAAGTGTTAGATAAGGAATAA
- the guaA gene encoding glutamine-hydrolyzing GMP synthase has translation MQHNVLILDFGSQYTQLIARRVRELNIFCEIFPYNHFPSDLSSYKAVILGGSPFSVRGEDAPHPDLSQIRGKLPVLAVCYGAQYLSHFSGGEVAASNTREYGRANLSYIKEGEVFFEGVSENSQVWMSHSDSIKALPTNGVKLASTHDVEFAAYKIEGETTYAIQYHPEVFHSTDGSKMLENFLVKIAEVPQNFTPNAFVEEIVAEMKEKIGNDKVVLGLSGGVDSTVAAVLLHKAIGKNLYCIFVNNGLLRKNEFQSVLDQYEGMGLNVKGVDASQRFYDALAGVTDPELKRKAIGNAFIEVFDDESHKIEDVTWLAQGTIYPDVIESVSVKGPSATIKSHHNVGGLPDYMKLKIVEPLRMLFKDEVRRVGATLGIDPELLGRHPFPGPGLSIRILGDITLEKVQILQDVDKVFIDGLKSWGLYDKVWQAGAILLPVNSVGVMGDERTYEKVVALRAVESTDGMTADWVHLPYEFLMKVSNDIINKVKGVNRVVYDISSKPPATIEWE, from the coding sequence ATGCAACACAACGTACTTATTTTAGATTTCGGATCGCAATATACACAGCTTATTGCGCGTAGAGTTCGCGAATTAAATATATTCTGCGAAATTTTCCCATACAATCATTTTCCGAGTGATTTGTCAAGTTATAAAGCCGTAATTCTTGGAGGAAGCCCTTTTTCTGTTAGAGGAGAAGATGCTCCACATCCAGATTTATCACAAATTAGAGGTAAACTTCCTGTTTTAGCAGTTTGTTACGGAGCGCAATACTTATCTCATTTTAGTGGTGGTGAAGTAGCAGCTTCGAATACTAGAGAATATGGTAGGGCTAATTTGTCTTATATCAAAGAAGGTGAGGTTTTCTTTGAAGGAGTTTCAGAAAACAGCCAAGTTTGGATGAGCCATAGTGATAGTATCAAAGCATTACCAACTAATGGGGTAAAGCTTGCTAGTACTCATGATGTAGAATTTGCTGCTTATAAAATTGAAGGAGAAACTACTTATGCAATTCAATACCATCCTGAAGTTTTTCACTCTACCGATGGATCAAAAATGCTAGAGAATTTCTTGGTAAAAATTGCCGAAGTTCCTCAAAATTTCACTCCAAATGCTTTCGTTGAAGAGATAGTAGCCGAAATGAAAGAAAAAATTGGAAATGACAAAGTTGTTTTAGGACTTTCGGGTGGTGTAGATTCTACAGTAGCTGCTGTTTTATTACACAAAGCAATTGGTAAAAATCTATATTGTATTTTTGTTAATAACGGATTGCTTAGAAAAAATGAATTCCAAAGCGTTTTAGATCAATACGAAGGAATGGGATTGAATGTCAAAGGAGTAGATGCTTCTCAACGTTTTTATGATGCCTTAGCTGGTGTTACTGATCCAGAATTAAAAAGAAAAGCAATTGGTAACGCATTTATCGAAGTTTTTGATGATGAATCACATAAGATTGAAGATGTTACTTGGTTAGCTCAAGGAACTATTTATCCAGATGTGATAGAATCTGTTTCGGTAAAAGGACCATCAGCAACAATCAAATCACATCATAATGTGGGTGGTTTGCCAGATTATATGAAACTTAAAATTGTTGAACCTTTGCGTATGCTCTTTAAAGATGAAGTACGTAGAGTAGGAGCAACATTAGGTATTGATCCAGAGTTATTAGGAAGACATCCTTTCCCAGGGCCTGGATTGTCTATTCGTATTTTGGGAGATATAACTTTAGAGAAAGTTCAAATTTTGCAAGATGTTGATAAAGTCTTTATTGACGGATTAAAATCTTGGGGTTTATACGATAAAGTATGGCAAGCAGGAGCTATTTTGTTGCCTGTAAACAGTGTAGGGGTTATGGGGGATGAGCGTACTTACGAAAAAGTAGTTGCGCTACGTGCTGTAGAATCTACTGACGGAATGACCGCTGACTGGGTACACCTTCCTTATGAGTTCTTAATGAAAGTTTCTAATGATATTATCAATAAAGTAAAAGGTGTCAATAGAGTTGTCTATGACATAAGTTCTAAACCACCAGCAACAATTGAGTGGGAATAA
- a CDS encoding RidA family protein, whose amino-acid sequence MKRENILTGSPWEDKMGYCRAVRIGNIIEVSGTVAIIDGEKVKADDAYAQTFNILERVEKVLQDLNVGMKDVIRTRIFTTDVTTFEEVAKAHATFFKDIKPTTGFYGINQLVAPEYLVEIEFTAIASE is encoded by the coding sequence ATGAAAAGAGAAAACATATTAACAGGTTCTCCGTGGGAAGACAAAATGGGATATTGTCGTGCAGTTCGAATTGGGAACATTATCGAAGTCTCAGGAACTGTAGCTATAATTGATGGAGAAAAAGTAAAAGCTGATGATGCTTATGCTCAAACTTTCAACATTTTAGAAAGAGTAGAAAAAGTTCTTCAAGATCTTAATGTAGGAATGAAAGATGTAATTCGCACACGAATTTTCACTACCGATGTAACTACTTTTGAAGAGGTTGCAAAAGCACATGCTACCTTTTTTAAAGATATCAAACCTACGACTGGATTTTATGGTATAAATCAATTAGTAGCACCCGAGTATTTAGTTGAAATTGAATTTACAGCCATTGCTTCTGAATAA